From a region of the Arachis ipaensis cultivar K30076 chromosome B09, Araip1.1, whole genome shotgun sequence genome:
- the LOC107614973 gene encoding uncharacterized protein LOC107614973: MFLDWTKLQIFYDGLSEMAKMSLDNSAGGSLHTKKMPEEANKLLEMVANNQYLYSSKRNLVNPGNPMKKEVIEVDTLDAILTQKKIMSQEINMISQHLSGMQVSTISTQDASYDMSGGFNQGRIMASTQPQNTPDVASLVAELSKTTHSFMQETRASIQNLKVQIGQLSKKIPKKSPNTLPGDPEVNPREECKALTMDNESILKKKVQVAKGSEEKEASRQAGVTLPHAPHRAPIQEPEAPHLQKLQEETKDEQFSQFLEVFKKLQINISFVEILDKMPPYAAFMKDLLSEKKALKGDETVVLTKEYSALIQSKLPNKMPDPGSFQIPCTIGNITFDKVLCDLGSSINLMSLSVMQKLQIQEAQSTRIALEMADKYMKQAYGLVENVLVEVGELFFPANFIVLDMGEDANDFIILERPFLAIGRALIDVERGELVLKLWEDYLVFKVFKPSPFSGEGSTCMQSSLFKPSPLVETHTVPPDNTPKFSVGHSPPTKEGGGPKKKVPKGWRNKKIPTKDFSPGMRVDQQDRLIVLHSIIQSSAK; the protein is encoded by the exons ATGTTTTTAGATTGGACCAAGCTGCAGATTTTCtatgatggcctctctgagaTGGCTAAGATGTCTTTGGACAACTCTGCAGGAGGTTCCTTACACACGAAGAAGATGCCTGAAGAGGCCAATAAGCTCcttgagatggttgctaacaaccaatatctttATTCTTCTAAGAGGAACCTTGTGAATCCGGGTAATCCAATGAAGAAAGAAGTTATAGAGGTGGACACTCTGGATGCCATTCTGACTCAGAAAAAAATCATGTCACAAGagatcaatatgatttctcagcacTTGAGTGGGATGCAAGTCTCGACTATTAGTACTCAAGATGCATCCTATGACATGAGTGGAGGCTTCAACCAAGGAAGAATTATG GCATCCACTCAGCCTCAGAATACTCCTGACGTGGCCTCTCTAGTTGCAGAACTTTCTAAGACTACACATAGCTTTATGCAAGAAACTAGAGCTTCCATTCAGAACTTGAAAGTACAAATAGGTCAGTTGAGTAAGAAGATACCTAAGAAATCCCCCAACACTCTTCCGGGTGACCCAgaggtaaacccaagagaagaatgTAAGGCCCTCACAATGGATAATGAATCCATCCTAAAGAAGAAGGTGCAAGTTGCTAAGGGGTCAGAGGAGAAAGAAGCTTCAAGACAGGCTGGAGTTACATTGCCACACGCCCCACATAGAGCACCTATCCAAGAGCCTGAAGCACCACACCTTCAGAAGCTCCAAgaggagaccaaggatgagcaGTTCTCTCAATTCTTGGAAGTCTTTAAAAAGTTACAAATTAATATTTCTTTTGTTGAGATTCTAGATAAGATGCCTCCATATGCTGCATTCATGAAGGACTTACTCTCTGAGAAGAAAGCCTTAAAGGGAGATGAAACAGTAGTGCTGACCAAGGAATATAGTGCCCTCATTCAGAGCAAGCTACCAAacaagatgccagatccagggagctttcaaattccctGTACTATTGGGAATATCACTTTTGACAAAGTTCTTTGTGATCTTGGCTCAAGTATTAATCTGATGTCATTGTCTGTGATGCAGAAGCTGCAAATTCAAGAAGCACAGTCTACAAGGATAGCATTGGAGATGGCTGATAAATATATGAAACAGGCATATGGACTAGTGGAAAATGTCTTGGTCGAGGTTGGAGAACTATTCTTCCCTGCAAATTTTATAGTACTTGATATGGGAGAAGATGCAAATGACTTTATCATACTAGAAAGACCATTTCTGGCCATTGGAAGAGCCTTAATTGATGTTGAGAGAGGTGAATTAGTCTTGAAGCTATGGGAAGACTATTTGGTATTCAAGGTTTTTAAACCTTCACCTTTCTCTGGAGAAGGAAGTACTTGCATGCAGAGCTCATTGTTTAAGCCTTCTCCCTTGGTGGAGACCCATACAGTACCCCCTGACAACACACCGAAGTTTAGTGTTGGGCATTCACCACCCACTAAGGAGGGAGGGGGTCCCAAGAAGAAGGTACCGAAGGgatggaggaacaaaaagattCCCACTAAAGACTTCTCACCTGGGATGAGAGTG GATCAGCAAGACCGCCTTATCGTTCTGCATAGTATCATTCAATCTTCTGCCAAATAG
- the LOC107614972 gene encoding uncharacterized protein LOC107614972: MAFLHGDLHEDVYMKLPKGLQYSNPKLVCKLTRSLYGLKQVLAGNDLDEIQAVKIFLDDKFKIKDLGILKFFIGMEVARNKTSIALYQRKYALDLITDCGLLGAKPASTPMEYTTSLSMDSGSPLPDATMYRRLVGRLLYLTNTIPDLSYLVGCLSQFMDSPTDAHLTAAYRILRYLKQSPATGLFFSSNNSFTLSGYTDSDWGACKDTRKFISGYCFFLGNTLISWKSKKQATVLRSFSEAEYRVLANGTCELIWLLKLLKEFDIHPPLPVDIFCDNNSTIYIASSPVFHERTKHVEVDCHVVRNKFKEEISNLRHIVSSD, from the exons ATGGCTTTCCTTCATGGCGACCTTCATGAAGATGTTTACATGAAGCTCCCAAAGGGACTGCAGTATTCAAATCCCAAGTTAGTTTGCAAATTGACGAGGTCTTTATACGGCTTGAAGCAAG TGCTGGCAGGAAATGATCTGGATGAAATTCAGGCTGTTAAGATTTTCTTAGATGATAAATTCAAGATTAAGGATCTTGGCATCCTCAAGTTCTTTATTGGTATGGAGGTAGCGCGCAACAAAACCAGTATTGCACTGTATCAAAGGAAGTATGCATTAGACTTAATCACGGATTGTGGCTTACTTGGTGCCAAGCCAGCTTCTACGCCTATGGAGTATACTACCTCCCTGTCTATGGATTCAGGTTCTCCTCTTCCTGATGCAACCATGTATCGCAGATTGGTGGGCAGACTTTTATATCTTACAAATACAATACCTGACCTTAGCTATTTAGTTGGGTGCTTATCTCAGTTCATGGATTCACCCACTGATGCTCACTTGACGGCAGCCTATCGAATCCTTCGATATCTTAAGCAATCCCCTGCAACAGGCCTATTTTTCTCAAGCAACAATTCCTTTACACTGTCTGGTTACACAGATTCTGATTGGGGTGCTTGCAAAGACACTAGAAAATTCATTAGTGGCTATTGCTTTTTTCTTGGCAACACTCTCATTTCTTGGAAGAGTAAAAAGCAAGCCACAGTTTTAAGGTCCTTCTCAGAAGCTGAATATCGTGTCCTTGCTAATGGCACTTGTGAGCTTATTTGGTTACTCAAGCTGTTAAAGGAATTTGACATTCACCCTCCTCTTCCGGTtgatattttttgtgacaataATTCGACTATCTACATTGCATCAAGTCCTGTGTTCCATGAGAGAACCAAGCATGTTGAGGTAGACTGTCATGTGGTTCGGAACAAGTTTAAAGAAGAAATTTCTAATCTCAGGCACATTGTCTCTAGCGATTAA